The following DNA comes from Desulfurococcus sp..
GCTCGTTAACATGCTTCAAGAACACGTATAGCCTGCCCGAATAATCCTACCTCCTACGGGATGAATACAGGCAAGTAAAGTGCAGATCAACCGATATATTTTCTAAACACAGTTATCCCGCTTCACTCTAGTTCACGGCTGAATTAGAGGCTTCTATCTAGAATCATGCTCGAATAACCTAAAGTATTACTCCCAGTTCTCTTCTAACCTGGCTTAGACTTAAAGGTTAAGCCAACGTAGACTTTATCCATGGGTTTTAATCCTAGCTCGCCAGGGCTTCTGATTACTACTAGCAGCCCGTGAAGAGATATCACAGTTCTATAGGTGCCGCCCAGCATGGTATTTGATACAATGTATCCCTGAGCACAGAAATATTTCTCGAGGCAGGCCTCTCTATCGCCTCCCACGTATACTTCAACTACTGTATCATCTACTCTAGGCTGCTCTACTACCTCTTCGTGTAGTTCTACCTCGATGAGCAATCCACTCCCGCATGAAGCCTTCAGCCTGTATACTTTTGGAGCCCTCAGCTGCTGGATTTCACTGATACTACACTCGTACTCCACCACTGTTTAAAACACCTGCTTCACTAATTAGCCTAGGGTAAGATAAAAAGATACCTAGGCTTTAATAAGCATTGGTGGTGCAGGATGTCTGTGGTTGACGCGTCGAGAAAACTAGTCAGCGAGCTTACCTCGTTGATGGATAAAAAGATCCGTGTAGTACTAAGCGATGGAAGATACTATGAGGGGATA
Coding sequences within:
- a CDS encoding DNA-directed RNA polymerase subunit G, whose product is MVEYECSISEIQQLRAPKVYRLKASCGSGLLIEVELHEEVVEQPRVDDTVVEVYVGGDREACLEKYFCAQGYIVSNTMLGGTYRTVISLHGLLVVIRSPGELGLKPMDKVYVGLTFKSKPG